A window of Lepidochelys kempii isolate rLepKem1 chromosome 1, rLepKem1.hap2, whole genome shotgun sequence contains these coding sequences:
- the LOC140899412 gene encoding potassium voltage-gated channel subfamily A member 5-like: MEIALVTLENGGATAIGGGGEDAGGGRARRRGDRLHVPNSAAAPAWLNGCRGAPELEQEQEQEQEQPRAGSAGCRSRSASPGSAGRRVPAPRGASPPPAAAEPGGGEEEAMVLPEEGGHRLGMGMGMAAAAEAEAEAEASQRALHHQRVLINISGLRFETQLGTLNQFPDTLLGDPDKRMRYFDPLRNEYFFDRNRPSFDGILYFYQSGGKLRRPVNVSIDVFADEIRFYQLGEEAMERFREDEGFIQEQEKPLPRNEFQRQVWLIFEYPESSSSARGIAIVSVLVILISIITFCLETLPEFRDERELQAPLPPPGAALNGTAGEAPPMQPPSSLTDPFFIIETTCVIWFTFELLVRFFACPSKPEFSRNIMNIIDIVAIIPYFITLGTELAQEQQEPGAPSTASNNNGGQQQAMSLAILRVIRLVRVFRIFKLSRHSKGLQILGQTLKASMRELGLLIFFLFIGVILFSSAVYFAEADDPDSHFSSIPDAFWWAVVTMTTVGYGDMRPVTVGGKIVGSLCAIAGVLTIALPVPVIVSNFNYFYHRGTDNEEQQSVLKEEPSSAQGSSAGGELKRSRSKNSLNKSVVHLENSEGINNGTGSLEKTNIKAKSNLDLRKSLYALCLDTNRETDL, from the coding sequence ATGGAGATCGCGCTGGTGACTTTGGAGAACGGAGGCGCCACGGCCATCGGGGGAGGAGGCGAGGATGCGGGGGGCGGCCGGGCGCGGCGGCGGGGGGACCGGCTCCACGTCCCCAACTCCGCCGCCGCCCCCGCTTGGCTGAACGGCTGCCGCGGCGCCCCggagctggagcaggagcaggagcaggagcaggagcagccccGGGCGGGCAGCGCCGGCTGCCGAAGCAGGAGCGCCAGCCCCGGCAGCGCCGGCCGGAGGGTGCCCGCTCCCCGGGGCGCCTCGCCGCCGCCTGCTGCCGCCGAGCCGGGCGGGGGCGAGGAGGAGGCGATGGTGCTGCCGGAGGAAGGCGGGCACCGCttgggcatgggcatgggcatggcCGCGGCGGCCgaggcggaggcggaggcggaggcgAGCCAGCGCGCCCTGCACCATCAGCGGGTGCTGATCAACATCTCCGGGCTGCGCTTCGAGACGCAGCTGGGCACCCTCAACCAGTTCCCGGACACGCTGCTGGGCGACCCGGACAAGCGCATGCGGTACTTCGACCCGCTGCGCAACGAGTACTTCTTCGACCGGAACCGGCCCAGCTTCGACGGGATCCTCTACTTCTACCAGTCCGGGGGCAAGCTGCGCCGGCCGGTCAACGTCTCCATCGACGTCTTCGCCGACGAGATCCGCTTCTACCAGCTGGGCGAGGAGGCCATGGAGCGGTTCCGGGAGGACGAGGGCTTCATCCAGGAGCAGGAGAAGCCCCTGCCCCGCAACGAGTTCCAGCGCCAGGTGTGGCTCATCTTCGAGTACCCGGAGAGCTCCAGCTCCGCCCGGGGCATCGCCATCGTCTCGGTGCTGGTGATCCTCATCTCCATCATCACCTTCTGCCTGGAGACCCTGCCCGAGTTCCGGGACGAGCGGGAGCTGCaggcccccctgcccccgcccgggGCAGCCCTGAACGGCACCGCCGGGGAGGCCCCCCCGATGCAGCCCCCCAGCAGCCTGACCGACCCCTTCTTCATCATCGAGACCACCTGCGTGATCTGGTTCACCTTCGAGCTGCTGGTGCGCTTCTTCGCCTGCCCCAGCAAGCCCGAGTTCTCCAGGAACATCATGAACATCATCGACATCGTGGCCATCATCCCCTACTTCATCACCCTGGGCACCGAGCTGGCTCAGGAGCAGCAGGAGCCCGGGGCCCCCAGCACCGCCAGCAACAACAACGGGGGCCAGCAGCAAGCCATGTCCCTGGCCATCCTCAGGGTCATCCGCCTGGTCAGGGTCTTCAGGATCTTCAAGCTCTCCAGACACTCCAAGGGGCTGCAGATCCTGGGGCAGACTTTGAAAGCCAGCATGCGGGAGCTGGGGCTCCTCATCTTCTTCCTTTTCATCGGGGTGATCCTCTTCTCCAGCGCCGTGTACTTTGCCGAGGCGGACGACCCAGACTCCCATTTCTCCAGCATCCCCGACGCTTTCTGGTGGGCCGTGGTGACCATGACCACGGTGGGCTATGGGGACATGAGGCCTGTCACCGTAGGCGGCAAGATCGTCGGCTCCTTGTGTGCCATCGCTGGCGTGCTGACCATAGCCCTGCCCGTACCTGTCATCGTGTCCAACTTCAACTACTTCTACCACCGAGGAACTGACAACGAAGAGCAGCAGTCTGTTCTCAAGGAGGAGCCCAGCAGCGCTCAGGGCAGCTCAGCTGGGGGGGAGCTGAAGAGAAGTCGCAGTAAAAACTCTCTGAACAAATCTGTTGTGCACTTGGAAAACAGTGAGGGGATCAACAACGGCACTGGATCCTTAGAGAAAACCAATATCAAAGCTAAAAGCAACCTAGATCTTAGAAAATCCCTCTATGCACTCTGTCTGGACACCAACAGGGAAACAGACCTGTAA